A part of Silvimonas soli genomic DNA contains:
- a CDS encoding M15 family metallopeptidase gives MTASSSDLQLLWASLGIPPDWVAAHGLPVYVEAQALELVEIPAAVSGKTMLLSPAAANAWQEMQAAAESDSVSLLLISAWRSIARQAELINNKLAQGMSIDAVLQRLAPPGCSEHHTGRAIDIATPDAQSLTEAFSQTPAFAWLTANAGRFGFTLSFPQNNPYGYMYEPWHWCFQD, from the coding sequence ATGACTGCGTCGTCATCCGATCTGCAATTGCTCTGGGCCAGTCTGGGCATACCCCCAGACTGGGTGGCAGCGCATGGCTTGCCTGTTTATGTCGAAGCACAAGCGCTGGAATTGGTGGAAATCCCCGCAGCAGTGTCGGGCAAAACCATGTTGCTCTCCCCTGCTGCGGCAAATGCCTGGCAGGAGATGCAGGCAGCCGCCGAGAGTGACAGCGTATCATTGCTGCTGATTTCGGCTTGGCGCAGCATTGCGCGGCAAGCTGAGTTGATCAATAACAAGCTCGCCCAAGGCATGTCCATTGACGCGGTCTTGCAGCGACTAGCGCCGCCAGGATGCAGCGAACACCATACTGGGCGGGCCATCGATATCGCCACGCCGGATGCGCAGTCGCTAACGGAAGCCTTTTCCCAAACACCAGCTTTTGCGTGGTTAACAGCGAATGCCGGACGATTCGGATTCACACTCTCTTTTCCACAAAACAATCCGTATGGCTATATGTATGAGCCGTGGCATTGGTGCTTTCAGGATTGA